A genomic stretch from Telopea speciosissima isolate NSW1024214 ecotype Mountain lineage chromosome 7, Tspe_v1, whole genome shotgun sequence includes:
- the LOC122668531 gene encoding uncharacterized protein LOC122668531 — translation MQQAPAVELNPVVKPWPFRGWAMDLIRKVTPPAMRGHCFIIVVRDYFTKWIEAVPMKTVTQMEVIRFLKTQIIHKFWLPETITCDNGSVFTRDQVLEFAVDYGITITHSMPYYAQGNGQAEASNKVLKNFLAKVVEENPRRWAELLSEVLWAFRTSQ, via the coding sequence ATGCAACAGGCCCCTGCGGTGGAGCTTAACCCAGTGGTGAAGCCGTGGCCATTTAGGGGATGGGCAATGGACTTGATCAGGAAGGTGACACCGCCAGCTATGAGGGGGCATTGTTTCATAATCGTGGTAAGggactatttcaccaagtggATAGAAGCCGTTCCCATGAAGACGGTTACCCAGATGGAAGTCATCCGGTTCCTGAAAACCCAAATAATTCACAAGTTTTGGCTGCCTGAGACTATCACGTGCGATAATGGGTCAGTCTTCACTAGGGACCAAGTCCTTGAGTTTGCTGTGGATTATGGGATCACCATAACCCATTCCATGCCCTACTACGCTCAGGGGAATGGACAGGCCGAGGCAAGCAATAAGGTGTTAAAGAATTTCTTAGCGAAGGTGGTGGAGGAAAACCCCAGAAGATGGGCTGAGTTGTTGTCTGAAGTTCTATGGGCATTCAGGACGTCGCAGTGA